From a single Nostoc sp. MS1 genomic region:
- a CDS encoding DUF2808 domain-containing protein, which produces MKYVHKFLGTLLIVSTGISSLPHIANAVTLSNGEVAFVQPPRLVSASTPYTDTSFPNPTYYFTVEVPAAAGEALQQVTFTQRSGTENIEFAPNETIAFVGTRHRQGQSLAVRTLRSDTQRQTVTVTFDSPIPPGQTVTIGLRPDRNPFYDGVYLFDVTAFPSGKQTAGQSLGVGRLQFYSDTTTES; this is translated from the coding sequence ATGAAATACGTACATAAATTCTTAGGTACACTTTTAATAGTTAGTACCGGAATTTCGTCATTGCCGCATATAGCAAATGCAGTGACTCTTAGTAATGGTGAGGTTGCTTTTGTTCAACCGCCGCGTCTAGTTAGTGCTTCCACCCCATACACTGATACTAGCTTCCCTAACCCCACCTACTACTTTACTGTAGAAGTACCAGCCGCAGCCGGAGAAGCGTTACAGCAAGTAACCTTTACCCAACGGAGTGGAACGGAAAATATTGAGTTTGCACCAAATGAAACGATCGCCTTTGTCGGTACGCGCCACCGTCAAGGACAAAGTTTAGCAGTGAGAACACTCAGAAGTGACACACAAAGACAGACTGTAACTGTCACCTTTGATTCTCCCATACCACCAGGGCAAACTGTGACAATTGGTTTACGTCCCGATCGCAATCCCTTCTATGATGGGGTATATTTATTTGATGTAACCGCTTTTCCTTCTGGAAAGCAAACAGCCGGGCAGTCACTCGGCGTTGGTCGCTTACAGTTCTATTCAGACACGACCACAGAAAGCTAA
- a CDS encoding MFS transporter: MDFQEQTALTTANNSFSKRSTVLILAIACGLAIANVYYNQPLLGHIGRSLEIPVKQVGFIPFLTQMGYATGLLLLVPLGDRMERRNLITTMLLLLSCALVAEATSPNLIWLSIASFALGYCSIVAHLVLPLVAYMTAPEQRGKVIGTLLSGMILSVLLARTVSGAIGEHFGWRSVYAIAAGLMIILALIVRKEIPVSKPSSTLSYQQLMASLVDLFRQQPVLREASFNIALIFAAFNIFWASLIFLLESPIYNFNAQVAGLFGLAGIMGAISTPIVGRLTDERGPRMLVGIAVSLVLSAFVILWLAGTYLMGLVVGVIILDLGMHTGYISNQIRVYNLVPNAESRLNTVYMVINYSGGALGSFMGTYVWGLWHWNGVCALGFSLITIAALIHFNTRQRKLIQSP; this comes from the coding sequence ATGGATTTTCAAGAGCAAACAGCTCTGACTACCGCTAATAACAGCTTTAGTAAGCGTAGTACAGTTTTAATATTAGCGATCGCCTGTGGATTAGCGATCGCCAATGTTTACTATAACCAACCACTACTAGGACACATCGGACGCAGCTTAGAAATTCCTGTCAAACAAGTAGGATTTATTCCCTTCTTAACTCAAATGGGCTATGCAACGGGGCTACTTTTGCTAGTTCCCTTGGGGGATAGAATGGAACGCCGCAATTTAATTACTACGATGCTATTGTTGCTGTCCTGCGCTTTAGTAGCTGAAGCCACATCTCCTAATTTGATTTGGTTATCTATAGCTAGTTTTGCGCTAGGTTATTGTAGTATTGTGGCGCATTTAGTGTTGCCCTTGGTTGCATATATGACAGCCCCAGAACAAAGGGGTAAAGTAATTGGCACATTATTAAGTGGCATGATTCTTAGTGTCCTGTTAGCGAGGACTGTTAGTGGGGCAATTGGCGAACATTTTGGTTGGCGGAGTGTATATGCGATCGCCGCAGGTTTGATGATCATCTTAGCTTTAATAGTTAGAAAAGAAATACCTGTAAGTAAGCCCTCATCTACACTCTCTTATCAGCAATTAATGGCAAGTCTTGTAGATTTATTTCGCCAGCAACCTGTATTGCGAGAAGCTTCATTTAATATTGCTTTAATATTTGCCGCCTTTAATATCTTTTGGGCTAGTTTAATCTTTCTTTTAGAGTCACCTATTTATAATTTCAACGCTCAAGTTGCGGGTCTATTTGGTTTAGCTGGTATTATGGGTGCTATTAGTACCCCTATTGTTGGCAGATTAACAGACGAGCGTGGGCCAAGAATGTTAGTAGGAATAGCGGTGTCCCTTGTCTTATCAGCTTTTGTCATCCTTTGGTTAGCGGGAACTTATTTAATGGGTCTAGTGGTGGGAGTGATCATTTTAGACTTGGGGATGCACACTGGCTATATCTCCAACCAAATTCGTGTTTATAACTTGGTTCCCAATGCCGAAAGCCGTTTAAACACGGTTTATATGGTCATAAATTACAGTGGTGGCGCACTAGGTTCTTTTATGGGTACTTACGTTTGGGGTTTATGGCACTGGAATGGTGTTTGTGCATTGGGATTCAGTCTAATAACTATCGCTGCACTAATTCACTTTAATACACGCCAAAGAAAACTAATTCAAAGCCCTTAA
- the namA gene encoding NADPH dehydrogenase NamA: MTHLFEPLRIREVTFRNRIAVSPMCQYSSTNGFANDWHLVHLASRAVGGAGLVISEAAAVEPRGRISPQDLGIWSDAHIEALARTVSLIHNFGAVAGIQLAHAGRKASTAKPSKGGKVLDESQEGWRPVVSSSAIAFSKESPVPEALSIEGIQQVIQAFVEAAKRSLQAGFKVIEIHAAHGYLLHQFLSPLVNQRQDDYGGSFENRTRILREVVEAVREVWPESYPLFVRLSATDWIDKGWDIEQSIAISDKLKSLGVDLIDCSSGGAIPGINVPVKPGYQTQFAERIRQEANIATGAVGLITTPEQADQIIRSGKADIVLLGRELLRNPYWPHLAAKQLGHEKHWPVQYDRAWL, encoded by the coding sequence ATGACACACCTATTTGAACCATTGAGGATTCGTGAAGTAACTTTTCGCAACCGCATCGCCGTGTCACCGATGTGTCAATATTCCAGTACTAATGGCTTTGCCAATGATTGGCACTTGGTTCATTTAGCTTCTCGTGCTGTAGGTGGGGCGGGTTTAGTCATCTCAGAGGCGGCGGCTGTGGAACCTCGCGGACGCATTAGCCCCCAAGATTTGGGAATTTGGTCAGATGCACATATAGAAGCTTTAGCGAGAACTGTCAGCTTGATTCATAACTTTGGTGCTGTAGCAGGTATTCAACTAGCCCACGCCGGGAGAAAAGCCAGCACCGCTAAACCCAGCAAAGGGGGAAAAGTTTTAGATGAGTCTCAGGAGGGTTGGCGGCCTGTAGTATCTAGTAGTGCGATCGCTTTTAGTAAAGAAAGCCCAGTACCCGAAGCCCTGAGTATTGAAGGTATCCAGCAAGTTATCCAAGCCTTCGTAGAAGCTGCCAAGCGTTCTTTGCAAGCTGGTTTTAAAGTAATAGAAATTCATGCAGCCCACGGGTATTTGCTACATCAATTCCTTTCCCCCTTAGTTAACCAACGTCAAGACGATTACGGCGGTAGTTTTGAAAACCGTACCCGCATACTACGAGAAGTAGTTGAGGCAGTTCGTGAGGTATGGCCAGAGTCTTATCCTTTATTTGTCCGCCTCTCTGCTACCGACTGGATAGATAAGGGTTGGGATATTGAACAAAGTATTGCCATTAGTGACAAACTTAAATCACTAGGCGTAGATTTAATAGATTGTTCTTCCGGTGGTGCGATACCAGGTATTAATGTACCTGTGAAACCCGGATACCAAACTCAGTTCGCCGAACGTATTCGCCAAGAAGCGAATATTGCTACAGGTGCGGTAGGTTTAATTACGACACCAGAACAGGCCGACCAAATTATTCGTAGTGGTAAAGCCGATATAGTTCTGTTAGGGCGCGAACTCCTCCGCAACCCTTACTGGCCACACTTAGCAGCCAAACAACTAGGACATGAGAAACATTGGCCAGTTCAATATGATAGAGCTTGGTTGTAA
- the bioU gene encoding (S)-8-amino-7-oxononanoate synthase BioU: MSTANIAPAIRVGVLGFGGLGQAAAKVLAGKREMTLVAVADQKGYAYAAEGLNFKDCIATYQSQGSVGYLEPIGNLTNNSIQDLIDSAQPVDGYFLALPNLPNDFIPSVARQFIQSGWRGVLVDAIKRTSAVEQLIAMKEELQAAGITYMTGCGATPGLLTAAAALAAQSYAEIHKVEITFGVGIANWEAYRATVREDIGHMPSYTVEAARAMTDAEVEALLDKTNGVLTLENMEHADDVMLELAGIVERDRVTVGGVVDTRNPKKPLSTNVKVTGRTFEGKISTHTFTLGDETSMAANVCGPAFGYLKAGVQLHQRGIYGIFTAAEIMPQFVK; encoded by the coding sequence ATGAGTACAGCAAATATTGCGCCAGCTATACGTGTGGGAGTTCTAGGTTTTGGTGGACTCGGACAAGCAGCCGCCAAGGTACTTGCAGGTAAACGGGAAATGACCCTAGTAGCAGTGGCAGACCAAAAAGGTTATGCTTATGCCGCCGAGGGTTTAAATTTTAAAGATTGCATTGCTACCTATCAGTCTCAAGGTTCAGTCGGTTATTTAGAACCTATCGGCAATTTAACCAATAACAGTATTCAAGATTTAATCGACAGCGCCCAACCTGTAGACGGCTATTTTCTGGCTTTACCCAACCTACCCAACGATTTTATCCCTTCCGTAGCTAGACAATTTATTCAATCTGGTTGGCGTGGTGTGCTGGTAGATGCGATTAAGCGTACCAGTGCGGTAGAACAGCTAATTGCTATGAAAGAAGAATTGCAAGCGGCTGGTATTACCTACATGACAGGATGTGGTGCAACACCCGGACTGTTAACCGCCGCCGCCGCCTTAGCCGCCCAAAGCTATGCCGAAATTCATAAAGTAGAAATTACTTTTGGTGTAGGTATTGCCAATTGGGAAGCTTACCGCGCCACCGTCCGTGAAGATATTGGACATATGCCTAGTTACACAGTCGAAGCCGCTAGGGCGATGACTGATGCAGAAGTGGAAGCATTACTAGACAAAACTAACGGCGTGCTGACCTTAGAAAATATGGAACACGCCGATGATGTCATGCTAGAGTTAGCAGGGATAGTAGAGCGCGATCGCGTGACTGTTGGTGGTGTAGTTGATACCCGCAATCCTAAAAAACCCCTCAGCACCAATGTAAAAGTCACAGGACGTACCTTTGAAGGGAAAATTTCTACCCATACCTTTACATTAGGAGATGAAACCAGCATGGCAGCCAATGTCTGTGGCCCCGCATTTGGTTATCTCAAAGCTGGCGTACAGTTGCACCAACGCGGTATCTACGGCATATTTACGGCGGCGGAAATCATGCCTCAGTTTGTCAAGTAA
- a CDS encoding Uma2 family endonuclease — protein sequence MVTLPDSIFMNAEEYFIWESAQELRYEYWDGEVVAMVGGTRNHNRVSGNFFRLLDDALADRYCEVYIVDVKVQVEPGQKYFYPDVVVTCDERDNDPLLIQFPSLIIEVLSPSTEAVDRGKKFAAYRRSQTLQEYVLVQVTQPGVEVFRRNEQGKWVLYEYNLDDKLRLESVNIEIAIADLYRQVEFEAEVTKS from the coding sequence ATGGTTACTTTACCCGATAGCATTTTCATGAATGCTGAGGAATATTTTATTTGGGAATCAGCCCAAGAACTACGCTACGAATATTGGGATGGTGAAGTTGTTGCAATGGTTGGTGGTACGCGCAACCATAATCGGGTTTCTGGCAATTTTTTCAGATTATTAGATGATGCTTTAGCCGATCGCTACTGCGAAGTGTACATTGTAGATGTGAAGGTGCAAGTGGAACCAGGACAGAAGTATTTTTATCCTGATGTGGTGGTTACTTGCGACGAACGCGATAATGATCCACTATTAATACAATTTCCTAGTTTAATTATTGAAGTGTTATCACCTTCAACCGAAGCAGTTGATCGCGGGAAAAAGTTTGCTGCATATCGTCGTTCTCAAACTTTACAAGAATATGTCTTAGTCCAAGTAACACAACCGGGTGTAGAAGTATTCCGGCGCAATGAACAGGGGAAATGGGTATTGTATGAGTATAATTTAGATGACAAATTGCGGCTTGAATCTGTGAATATAGAAATTGCGATCGCTGATTTATACCGACAAGTTGAGTTTGAAGCTGAAGTAACCAAAAGTTAA
- a CDS encoding HEAT repeat domain-containing protein has translation MKSLQEEYWQSRSIAKLSLYMKLLTESEYSVNNISELEYNEIRCYVETLEDEEIITFINASESSEAIIKRTVVFLLFMLKSVDVLIDSLKNDDADIRKECVWALGEIGDYRAAEAIIVALQDSNVEVREAAREAYEKMVLKFPAIINMVPF, from the coding sequence TTGAAAAGCCTACAGGAAGAATACTGGCAAAGTCGTTCCATAGCTAAACTTTCTTTATATATGAAGTTGTTAACTGAATCAGAATATAGCGTCAATAATATTAGTGAATTAGAATACAACGAAATTAGATGTTATGTAGAAACTTTAGAAGATGAAGAAATAATCACTTTCATAAATGCTTCAGAAAGTAGTGAGGCAATAATTAAACGAACAGTGGTATTTCTACTTTTTATGCTAAAAAGTGTAGACGTATTAATTGATTCTTTGAAAAACGATGATGCAGATATTCGTAAAGAATGTGTATGGGCATTAGGAGAAATTGGAGATTACAGAGCAGCAGAGGCAATAATTGTAGCTTTACAAGATAGTAATGTTGAAGTAAGAGAAGCTGCACGAGAAGCTTATGAAAAAATGGTTTTAAAATTTCCAGCAATTATTAACATGGTTCCTTTTTAG